The following nucleotide sequence is from Nesterenkonia xinjiangensis.
GAGCTCGTCGAGGACCATGTGCCCGATGTTGTGCCGGGTATGACGATAGCGGGACCCGGGATTCCCGAGTCCCGCTATCAGCCAGGTGTCAGATGCCATGCCCCGCAGTCTATCGAGGAGCGGCGATCCTTCGAATCAGCGTCGGATCAGCGTGAAGCTGATCAGGCGTCGTCACTCTCGGACTCGCCCTCGGAGGTCGACTCCGCCTCGGACTCCTCGGCGGTCTCGTCCTCGTCGCCGAGGTCCTGGACGGTCGGCTCGTAGATCGTGACGACCGGAGACTCCAGGTCGGTGATCGCCAGGGTGACGCCTGCGGGCAGCTGAAGGTGCTCCGGCAGGGCGTTCTCCTCGCGGTCGGTGATGTCGATGCTGATCGAGTCCGGCAGGTGCGTGGCCTCGGCCTCCACTGCCACGGTCGGCTGGTCGAGCAGGTACTCGAGGCCGCTGGCCGGCTCGCCGATGACCTCGACCGGAGCGTCGACGACGACCTTCTCGCCGGAGCGCACGGCCAGCAGGTCCAGGTGGTCGACGCTGCGGTAGATGGCGTCACGCTGGATGTCCTTGGGCAGCACGAGCTGCTTCTTGCCCTCGATGTCGAGGGTGATCAGGGCATTGGGATTGCGGACCGCCAGGGTGGTCTCGTGGTTCGGCAGGAGGATGTGGATCGGGTCCTCGCCGTGGCCGTAGACGACGCCGGGGATGTAACCGCTGCGGCGGGCCTTGCGGGCTGCGCCCTTGCCGAAGTCGGTGCGCGTGGTGGCCGGAATGACGATCTTGTCTGCCATGATGTGTCCTTCGTCGGTTGTCTGCTGGAAGTTCCAGGGCCTGGGGCCGGAACCGACGAGTTCACGAGACAGGGCTGATGAGCGTCCTGTCCGTCGCCTCGTCGATCACGGAGCCGCCGCCGGACCGTCATCGGTCAGCCGGCGCTCCCTCGCCTGGGCACAGTTGATCATGGTACCACGGGGCCACCTGTCGGTCGCCGCCGTGTTCGGCGGGCGGCCATACCGAAGTTCCGCCATACTCAGAATCATGGACACCGCACCGATCCTGACCACGACGACGCTGCGCACCTGCGAGGACCCGCACCGGCTGCTCATCCTGGTCCCGGGCCTCGGCACCGATGTCGCCTCCACCTGGGCGCACGTCTCCCCGAAGCTGGCTCCGGGTGTCTTGGCCGTGGGCCTGGACCTCCCCGGCCATGGCCTCTCGGCGCCCTGGACCGACGCACCGAAGGCGCCCACGATGCGGCTGCTCGCCGAGGCCGTGGTGGACAGTCTGGAGCGACTCCGCGAGCAGCGGCCGAGCCTGCGGGGCATCCCGGCCCGCCTGGCAGGCACCTCGCTGTCCGGCGGGCTGGCGCTGGAGCTGGCGGCCTTCCACAGCGATGCTCTGGAGGCCACGGCCGTGATCGGCGGCCTGCCCCGCTTCGGCACCGCGGAGCTCTGGCAGCAGAGGGCGCAGCAGGTCCTCGACGACGGCACGGCCGCACTGGTCGAGCCGACCCTGGGGCGCTGGTTCTCTCCAGGGTTCCGCACGGCGGCCCCCGAGGCCGTGGAGGCGGTGATGGCCTCCCTGCGCGCCGCCGACAACGCCTCCTACGCCGTCTTGTGCTCAGTGCTGAGCCGTTTCGATCTGCGGACCCAGCTGTCCGAGATCCGCACTCCGGTCCACCTGGTCGCCGGTGAGTTGGACGAGGTGGCGGCACCGGCGCTGCTGCGCGAGGTCGCCGAGACCGTTCCCGACGCCGAGTTCACCATGGTCGAGGGCGTCGCCCATCAGATCGCGGTGGAACGACCCCGGCAGATCGCCGCGCTGCTCAGCGCCTGAGACCTGCCCCACCCCTGAGACCTGGCCGAAGCGAGAGGATCAGGCGTGGTCGCGGCATGAGCCGCCCAGAGGTCATGTGACACGAGACACTCTCAGCCCTGGTCCCGCTAATGTAATATCTGGTACGTTACCGGCCATGGTGACCTCCATCGCATCCGTCTGCCTCTCCGGCGGACTCACAGACAAGATCCATGCATGCGCCGCGGCCGGATTCGACGGCATCGAAATCATGGACTCGGACCTCACGGTCGCCCATGAGTCGCCGGAGGAGATCCGCGCGCTGTGCGAGCGCCTCGGACTCCGGATCGACATGCTCCAGCCGTTCCGCGACGCCGAGGGCGTCGACGAGGACCTGTTCGCCGACACGCTCCGGCGGGCACGCGAGAAGTTCCGCACCGCCCAGAGGCTCGGCACCGACCTCATCCTGGTGTGCAGCAATGCCGCCACCGCCACCGTCGACGACGACGCCGTGACCGCCCGCCAGCTCGGCGAGCTCGCCGATCTCGCCGCCGAGCACGGCATCCGCCTCGCCTATGAGGCGCTCGCCTGGGGGCGATTCGTCAACGATTATCGACATGCCTGGCGCCTCGTGCAGCTGGCCGACCGGCCGAATCTGGGAACCTGCCTGGACAGCTTCCACATCCTCTCCCGCGGCCACGACCCGGCCGCCATCGAGGAGATCGACGGCGAGAAGATCTTCTTCCTGCAGCTGGCGGACGCACCGGACCTCAACATGGACGTGCTCTCCTGGAGCCGACACCACCGGCTCTTCCCCGGCGAGGGATCCTTCGACCTGGTGACGTTCCTGACCCATGTGCTCCGTGCCGGCTACACCGGACCGCTGTCCCTGGAGGTCTTCAACGACACGTTCCGCCAGACAGACACCGGACGCACCGCCGCGCACGCCAGACGATCCTTGACCTGGCTGGCAGATCGCGTGGCCACGACCGACAGCCATGACGACAGACGGATCCCCGAGGCACAGTGCCCGCATGCCGTCGACTTCGTCGAGATCTCCGGGGCAGACCTCTCCACGGCCGACCACATGCTGGAGCAGCTGGGCTTCACCTTCCGCGGATCCCACCACCGCAAGCCCGTGCGGCTGTGGACCCTCGGCACAGCGCGCCTCGTCCTCGACGAGCAGGACAAACATGAGACTCCGCACCTCTCCGGCATCGGCCTGTCGGTGGACGACTCCGACCGCGCCTCGGCCCGCGCCGAGGCTCTGGGCGCGCCTCCGGCCTTCCGCCGGACCCACACCGGGGACCATGAGCTCAGAGCCGTGGCCTCGCCGGACGGCACGCAGGTCTACTGGAACGATCAGCCCGCCGAGACCTGGACCGAGGAGTTCACCGGGGGCGACGACGGCGACAGCTCCGGCGCCGTCGTCGATCACATCAACCTCTCCTACCCGTGGCAGGACTTCGACGAGGCGGTGCTGTTCTCCACCAGCGTCCTCGGCCTGGACGCCCAGGCCTCTTCCGAGGTCCCGGGTCCCCGAGGCCTGGTCCGCAGCCAGGTGATGCGCTCCCCCGACGGCGTCGTGCGCGTGCCGCTGAATCTGGCGCCGCCCACGGCGCCGACCCCGCCGCGCCATGTGGCCATCAGCTGCCAGGACGTGATCGGCGTGGCCGAGCGGGCCCGCGCCCGGGGACTGCAGTTCCTG
It contains:
- a CDS encoding 50S ribosomal protein L25/general stress protein Ctc, with the translated sequence MADKIVIPATTRTDFGKGAARKARRSGYIPGVVYGHGEDPIHILLPNHETTLAVRNPNALITLDIEGKKQLVLPKDIQRDAIYRSVDHLDLLAVRSGEKVVVDAPVEVIGEPASGLEYLLDQPTVAVEAEATHLPDSISIDITDREENALPEHLQLPAGVTLAITDLESPVVTIYEPTVQDLGDEDETAEESEAESTSEGESESDDA
- a CDS encoding alpha/beta fold hydrolase codes for the protein MDTAPILTTTTLRTCEDPHRLLILVPGLGTDVASTWAHVSPKLAPGVLAVGLDLPGHGLSAPWTDAPKAPTMRLLAEAVVDSLERLREQRPSLRGIPARLAGTSLSGGLALELAAFHSDALEATAVIGGLPRFGTAELWQQRAQQVLDDGTAALVEPTLGRWFSPGFRTAAPEAVEAVMASLRAADNASYAVLCSVLSRFDLRTQLSEIRTPVHLVAGELDEVAAPALLREVAETVPDAEFTMVEGVAHQIAVERPRQIAALLSA
- a CDS encoding sugar phosphate isomerase/epimerase and 4-hydroxyphenylpyruvate domain-containing protein, producing MVTSIASVCLSGGLTDKIHACAAAGFDGIEIMDSDLTVAHESPEEIRALCERLGLRIDMLQPFRDAEGVDEDLFADTLRRAREKFRTAQRLGTDLILVCSNAATATVDDDAVTARQLGELADLAAEHGIRLAYEALAWGRFVNDYRHAWRLVQLADRPNLGTCLDSFHILSRGHDPAAIEEIDGEKIFFLQLADAPDLNMDVLSWSRHHRLFPGEGSFDLVTFLTHVLRAGYTGPLSLEVFNDTFRQTDTGRTAAHARRSLTWLADRVATTDSHDDRRIPEAQCPHAVDFVEISGADLSTADHMLEQLGFTFRGSHHRKPVRLWTLGTARLVLDEQDKHETPHLSGIGLSVDDSDRASARAEALGAPPAFRRTHTGDHELRAVASPDGTQVYWNDQPAETWTEEFTGGDDGDSSGAVVDHINLSYPWQDFDEAVLFSTSVLGLDAQASSEVPGPRGLVRSQVMRSPDGVVRVPLNLAPPTAPTPPRHVAISCQDVIGVAERARARGLQFLAVPANYYDDLAARFALDTAFVDRLRRLDLLYDRDDDGEFIHFYTPTLGDVFLELVERRGHYDGYGAPNAPVRLAAQRPAS